The sequence below is a genomic window from Gossypium hirsutum isolate 1008001.06 chromosome A11, Gossypium_hirsutum_v2.1, whole genome shotgun sequence.
ATTTCGAATTCTATCTCCCTTACCGGAGGCAATCCGGGTATTTCTTCCGGAAACACGTTTGTAAACTCATAACCCACTAGTACTAAatcaatcttcaactcagacacttgagtattcaaaataaaagctagataagcctcatatcctttcctcaaatatttctcgataatcaaataatatattacTATAGGCAGATTATCGACTCATTTGGTCCAACCCGAAGAACATTCCTATCtttacatttcaactcaattttctttttctcgaaatccactacaacactatgagtaGTCAACCAATACATCTCAaggattatatcaaactcattaaatggtAATAACGTCAAGTTACGcaaaaaacaatgacctctaatctctaattgtcaaaggacaatttctacatacttggtccactagtacATGTCTGCGTAAATGATttgacacttttattacaaactcagtggactctactagcatactcatacgaggtatcaattctatacaaatataagagtgggtagatcccggGTCAAATAAAGCAACGACagatatttcatggatagaaaaggtacccgtgatcacgtcgggagactctgcctcttcgtAGGCACGAATAGTATATGTCCTTGCAGGCGCCCTGCCCTCGAACCTCATTGCAGTATCTTTTGGCGTGCCtttactgctagccccacttccGGGGTTCTTTCGTGGTCCACCCCTCAATGGAGCACTACTTGTTTTCACATATTGTCTTCTCTCTCTCTCATCCAATTTGGGACAATCACGGATGAAATGTTCCAATGATCAGCACTTGAAATAGCCCATTTCATTCCCTCGGCACTCGCTATTGTGAgcattctggcctatttggccaAGTGTTACCAACACTTGCGACCGAAGTGGTTTGGGATTTAGAAGTTGTGTTCTGCTGATTCTTATTCCTATTCGAATACCCCACCCAAGCACTTGATCGGGTAGTGAACTCTCTCGATCTTTtggatgaggactgatgtgatttccccatctgtcacTTCTTTGCATTATGCGACTTAAAAGTCGCTTTTCGTCTTTCTTTAATCAACTCTTCAGCCTTACAGGCCCTTTCAACAAGTGCTACAAATTCCTGCAGCTCTAAAATGCCAACAAACACTCGGATATATTCATTGAAGCtgtcctcaaaccttttacacatggtggcttctgtAGACACGCACTACCGCGCATACTTGgtaagcctcacaaactcacgttcatattctgtcactgacaTTCGGCCTTGCTTTTACTCTAGAAATTATTTCCTCTTTTGGTTTATGAatatttggctaatatacttttctgaaattcttcctggaagaattcccatgtgatcCTTTCTCTCGATACGACggacacgagagtgttccactaCTGATAAGTCGAATCTCGTAGAAGCGGCACTACGCATTTCACGCACTCTTCaagtgtgcatgacagttcatcaaatatCCTAATGGTATTTTttagccaaaactctgctctctccgGGTTATGATCTATGCTAGCCCGGAATTATTCGGCTTCTTGTTTCTGGATCTTGTCTACCGGAGGTTTCTCTCTTCTAAACATGTCCATACCTTGCGGATTTACCAGGACATACTGAGGAATCGAGGAGGTAGGGTATTTCTTTCCACGTCATCTGTCGTGGTTCTATCAAGATTCATTtattatatgaaaacataatttataattgtcAGAAATCGTCACattatcaatatacagttatagcatgtatagctagactcgtactctcgctaggttagtcctagaactgactaaatcatagctctgatattactaaatgtaacaccccatgcccgtaacccacgccggggtagagtacaaggcattacctaacgtGATCTTATGTACACAAACCATCTCGAGTCACTCAGACTCAATTCAATTTaaatctttttcaatttctactttaatcttCGTATTATGGGCCTATGAGCTCCAAATCGACCATTAGAAACTAATCATGATTATACTGGGTCCTTAAACTAACTATGAAAATTTTGACCTTAAAacatggcacacgcccatgtggaagggcaacacgcccgtgtgaccaactcgacatggtcgtgctgatagcccgtgtgactcacacggcctacacaccaagggacacgcccgtgccctttACCctgtgaaattaatttcaaattcaaacctacaggggttttcacacggccggccactctatttctaggggtctaattgccctttaaaatcccctAACTTTgtttctctaataaaataacacctttagctatcaaaatagaacttttgcactttatgcgatttagtcttttttcgcaattgggctcacactcaccaaatttttcatgtactaatataaacatgctatgactccaatataataataagataatttctctgactttggatttgtggtcccgagaccactattccaactagcccCAAAATCCGGTTGTTACATTGTTGTCCTACAAACAACTCTTAATtgtcgaattcatcatcaagtaGGTGAGCTGGCACAATGTTTGTATATTCTGGGAACTCGCGTGCAAGAGTTGTATCAGGATCCACATCGGTTATGAAGAAACCTGGATTATTTCTTATAACTATACTAGGGCCCGTGTTCCCGGTCGAATGGGGGTTTGCATTTTCACCCTCCACTGAGCCTTTCTCGTCTATATCTTTAGGGATGTTATCCAAATCGGGGCCACTAAAATCATCGTTGGGATCACTGTGGGACTGATCATCGTTATCGAATCCTTTATCACCATATTCTATGGTGATCAACACCTCTGGATGGATCTCTAGACTAGTACACGATTTTTAGATGTTATACAAACATCCACCGGTGTTTGGATTTTTAGGAGCTGGCATTGACCGTCCATAACTCGACTGATCTTCTTAGGAGACTTTAAGATCAAAATTAATTCTAGAACGCTGGCTTGCTGAAATTACAACTTGAATGGAATCCGGTTCAACTATCTCCGCGAACAACTCAACCGGGTTGGAATTTTCTATCTTAGGGGGCAATAAATTGCTATCACTGTAACTAGATTATCATCATCTTTAAGCTCCATTTCTGAGAACTTGAGCGGATCTgttaaaaccaaaaatttatagaaaaCAGTTTCAACATCAACATgaacataaataaacaaaatttgtgaactcatattaaaatttttttgcttCATTCTCAACAaagaaaaaactaatatttttaatcttaaatttcaactaacaaagcaaagaaaaaagcaaacaaaaactcaaatggaagacaaaatatttatatatatctgaTAAATTTGGTGTCGACCATCTGATTCtcaaaattaagaaaacaaattttttaataCTTAGTGCCGACCATTAGTgttccaaaataagaaaaaataatttttttaatatgataaaattgGTGCCGACATCGGTGTCCcccaaaaaataaatttggacCCGAAAAAGGTGGTGCCTACCATTAGTGTCCCGAAGTAAAAAAAAAGTGCATTGGGAGCCGAAAAATGTACTTGGTGCCAGGCATTTATTTGCTagtacccaaaatttttttttaaatgacattGGTGCCGGCCATCAGTGTCCCCAAAAAAAAAGTGCCTAAGGAGCTGAAAAATGTACTTGGGGCTCGCTATCTACTTGCTAGCAtccaaaattgttttttttttaaaaataacactaGTGCTGGCCATCAGTGtccgaaagtaaaaaaaaagtatattgggGCCCGAAAAATGTACATGGTGCCGACCATATACTAGctagaattaaatttttttctttcaaatactGATATTTTTGTATACCAGTATactacgattttaaaaaaaagtcttgGTGCCTGCTATTGCGttcccaaacaaaaaaaaattatttttttaaagtcgacataATTATCAGGTAATAATAAAGCTAAAACATAAGGTGATGCCGACTATTAGATTCTCAAAACTTAAATTTATTATCCATTTCAGGTCATATTAGTGAATTTTTTGAACTAgggtaatttttataaatattaaaaattgttagGTTAAATGGATAAAATAGCCTAATTATAAGCTTTTAGAAAATTGAGAACCACTCGATGGCATTGCCAGCAGTCCACGTGGCACTGCTGACGTGCTGAACCGGGCCCTACCGTGTCCTATGCTTAAAGTAGGACCCACCATAACTGAATCCAGTGACGTGTCCTCTTCTGCCCATCTACAGTTCCAGGCAATTAATCTGACAACGCGCGTGGAAAACAACCGACCACATTGTTACCGTCTGCAACAGCACCACTCTTTCACCATCTCATTGGAACGTCCATTTCAAACGCCGATTTTGAGAGGTGAGCTTACCTTTTACGGAGTCTGTAAAATGATAAAGTAACTGAATTTCGCCTGCAGTGACTGCGAAAAGGCTGATAACTGTCAGAATCCTGACACGCGTTTTTTAACATCAACTTTATGTCACACTCGTCGCTGCATATCGTGAAACTGAAACACAGCAAAGGCGATCATGTTTAAGTTCAAGCTacttcttctgaaatatcattcacacttaagttcTCGCAGATCTCTGTACCACCTTTCTTTAATCtgtgtttcttttttttcttcaatggaTGCCCAACCGGTTCAAACTCGAATTCTTCCAGATTCTGGTAGTCTATTTctagatatatatatagtttttaagtATCGTGGTTGGCTGGTTAATTAATTTTGAGCATGTTTTTAATTTTAGGGGGTGGTGGGAGTGGGGCCCAAGAGAGGTTGGAGGGGAAGGGAAGGACGGTGAAGATGGAAGAGGAGGAGACGGAGAAGGGAGGATCACCGTCGATCAAGTTGGGACTGGGGATTGATGGGACGACGTCGGAGAAACCCGTGAAGAAACACGGGAAGTGTGTGTTTACGACAGCTCAGTTGCATGACCTGCAATTACAAACGCTCATCTTCAAATACATAGCGGGTGGAATCCAAGTTCCTGTTAACCTTGTTATACCCATTTGGAAAAGCGTCGCTTCCTCCTTTGGCTCTGCTCATGGCGGTATCTATGAACGGTATCCCAGTTgtaagctttcttttctttttaacttttctCTTGCCTACTGCCAGTTTTCTTGTCCCCTCTTTTTTGCAtagaatttgattttgttttctgTTTCTTTCTGCTTCATGAATTTGTTTACAACcgtattttctttttcctttttactaGAGAGTTAGAAGATCAATAATTTGGTTTTTTTCCATACATTTCTGTAAGTTTTAATTGGTAGGAAGATGTGAAAGGATAAGAGTGAACCTTTTGTTAAGTATCAGTTAGACTACACATGTAAGCTATAGTATAAGGTATAAGGTAGGAAACTGGAAGTGGATATGCATCTTTAGTCTTTACCATCTGATCTACAAAATCCTCGTCTTTACCAAGAAATATTTAAGCTATGGTAAAATCCCACTTGAAGATGTATTGTAATTAACAGATGATTTGGTGCTTGTTAGGCTTATGCTATTCTTTATTAATCATTAAGtactattaattaaaattcaattattccTGGAAAATTGAGTCTCTTTATACGCTTGGCCAGAATTTCCCTACTTTGCATTGTAAATTCGTAATGGTATTATAGGAATGTTAATTTACATGAAAAATGTCGTTTCAGTTGTAGGAGTCAGTCCTCAAGGATTGGATTATAGGAACATGGCGGATCCTGAGCCGGGAAGGTGTCGAAGAACTGATGGGAAAAAATGGCGGTGCAGTAAGAATGTGATTCCTTATCAGAAATATTGTGAACAGCACATGCATAGAGGTTGTCGGCGTTCAAGAAAGCCTGTGGAAACTTCTCAATCCGCTTTGCCTGACTcaacatcatcaaaattttcaatcagATTGTCAGAAAACTCAAAAAACCTTCCAACACCTGTAAGTTTTCAGTACACGAACCCATTTTCCTGTAATACCAGCACCAGCCATGGAACCACTGCTATAGAAAGCAGCTATGTATGCAGCAACCGAAACTCCATTTCTATCAATGCTGCAACTAGTGGCACCATCATTGCCACAATGAAGAACGACAACAAAAATGATCCGAAAAGGAACAAAAACGTGACAAATATTAGTGAGAAGGGTGAAGAAAAACTCTCTGTAAGTAACAATAATACCATCAAAAGAAGCAGCAAGAGTGGAAACAAGGCCACTGTTGGTAATAATATATCTCCGAGTGTGGGTTTTTCTCCAAAAAGCGTTCTTCAAGGTAGTTCCGTAGAAGTTTGTATAATGTTCTTGTTACATGATCCCTTCTGCTATAAAAACAGATATAGAAGAACCCTTTCCATGTTATCCTATCTTATTTAGTTTTAGTAGCTTATGCTTACAATGCACATGCTGAAAAATGATGTGCTGCATGAAGTCATTTACTATGACCATTGTTATTATTACTTGTGTACTATTTGATAGCAGAATTGGTTGCGGTTAACTTTTGTGTTATTATGCATAGCGTTGAATATAACTGTTTTTGCTGGTATTCTTTTCAGTGCTAGGCAACAGCAGTTCTCGTGCTTACAAAAATGAAATAGAACTTGAACCTGGGAGGTGTAGAAGAACAGATGGGAAAAGATGGCGATGCAGCAGGGATGTTATCCACGATCAAAAATATTGTGCACGACACATGCACAGAGGGGCTAGAAAACAGACTGAGGTTACTCGGCCTGTTCCAGTTCCCAGTGTCGGTGATTGCCGTCTGCCTAGTAGATTAACAACAGCATACAAAGCAGCATGTCCAGCCCTGAGCACCAGTCTGTCTATTTCGATTCCAAGGTCGCAGCACATTGCAGAAGATGAAAAGAGTACGAGCAGCAGCAGTGAGACGACCATCAGTGACACCAACGATTACTGTCTTCGAGAATAGTAACTTATCTTAGATGTGATATTTGGAAAGTTGTGATGATTGAGGTGTTTGTTCCTAAAGACAAACTAGTATATAGGTATCAGTGGCAAATTGTTGAGTCGAAAATTTTGTCAAGATGAAAATGGGTGCCTTATTTTTGCGTTTTCAGGTGAGCAAAATGAGACGTGTTCCTTGATGTGGCCATGGAAATGGGTTTTTCTGTATAATGTCCCATGTATTTAATTTCCCTGCTGTTGGGCTTCCATATGCTATAATTACGTAGAAGTTTGTACATTTCTCTGTTAACATGGTATCCCTGAATTTAATATTAACTCAAACACTacctaaaaatttcaaaaatcaggAGAAGAAAATCTGATTTCATTCTCTTATTGGAAACAGATAAATTAAAGTTTCATTCTGTCCTTTCACTTTACTAGTTTTCACGAAGGTATTTGTAATAATAGACCTTTTAAAAATAGATCATCTCTGAGATTAAATTGGAAAATGAACTTCTCTAATTGGAAAGCATAGTTATAAGTATTAGCTCTtaatttgggccattacagatGAAAAACTTTCCCATATTCAGACAGAATGGAAAGAAGACGGGTctacttcttttatttcatttgccCTAATAAACTTAAAAACTAAGCCCAGCAGTCACTTATACAAGAGTTTTGCTAGTTACTCAAAAACGGGTCTCCCTTGTTTTATCAAGCCATgacgatggtttttcttttttgaaaaataatataaaggtaggggtaaattaatgaaatatgctgttttttttaagtatttaggctatttttttatatttatcgtGATATATTGTTTTTGGAGGGAGAAATGAAAACGCATCATACAGGACggagtatataaacataaaaatttaataattttaaattaagtatGTAGTTCTCCAAAATTCGATCTTTAACCTGAGTGTATAAACATAAAAAGTTTGTTAacaacataattaattaattaattaaaattaaataatttaataaatattttttccatTTGTAATTGAATGTCGGAGATGTACTTGTCATCCaaactattataatttataaggaataaaataaaatcgaacAGAATAGGATTcagagaaatatttaaaatgaaattatctaGAGAATTGGGAATTGAGAACTGAgaattgagtttgaattgaaaaGAACGATGTTTGGAGGGatttatataggaaaaaaatATGAATGTTGAGGTGTAGCCGTTGGAATTGTGACCATTGGAGAAGTTACTGTTGCCCTGAAAACGCGTTCTATAGGGCACATTTTTATTTCTCTCTCCTAAAAACATGCCATATAAGACgtgttttcattatatttttttaaatataacagAAAGTAACAgcctaaatatttaaattaaaaaaaaaacagaatatcTCATTAATTTATCCATTTGAGAATAAGATTctaaaatttagatttaaattatgtaaattgaataataaattattttaaaatgtaatatttcattataattttttaaataaattgattagttagatgccttaataataaatttaaaattcttaaaatatttttagatttcaCATATccttgtttttatatttttctaatagCCATTAGATTTAATTGCACCAAAAATCCTCAAATTATGACCCTCATTTTAAATTAGTCTTCAAATTtcaatatattctaattaaatccCTAAACTATCTATGCTATATCAATTGCATCCTTtcgttattaaaattgttaatttaattattaaatgacacattaaatcatacataattgaatttttaaaaaatctaaagaaataTAACGTTGTcgcataatttttaaaagtaaaacctaaaaaaaaaagagagtgaaCGATAAAACTTCTGTAGAAGTTTGAAAAACCTCAAAACTAAGATTTCTAAAACATCTATTTTTACGATAttcaatttttcttaaaatttttattttaaattttgtcacATAAGATTTGATGTGTCATTTAACAGtcaaattaacaattttagtaaCAAAAGGACCTGATTAATATAAGCTTGATAGTTAGGGATGCAATTAGAACGATTTGAAGACAAAAGGACCTAATTAATATAAGCTTGATAGTTTAGGGATGCAATTAGAACGATTTGAAGTTTAGGGACCAATGTAAAATGAGGGTCATAATATTTGGGATATTTAGTGCAATTAACTATAAATATCATATTGAATCTCAGCTAATTTGTTtgactttttaataaaaataatattataaaattaattaaatacaaatttgAGATGTTTGCCAAAGTAACTTTGGATGCCATCAGACACATTGGAGACACCGATgagctttttttttaaagatttgacaagaaaaaaaagttgaaaaagtgaaaaaatatttttttgtaatgtCATTTGATATATTGGTGGTaccaataaattaaaataaaaattgatagaaAAAGGAAAATGGCTAAAAGTTATGGTTTCAACACCAGACAATTAGTGTCTCACTTTTTCAACAGTCAAATATCTCGTTTCCAAACTTTTAAATTagaggagagaaaaagaaaaagagaagaaaccaatttttatttatttatttataatataataaataggtataaattaaataaatgaaatacaaACAAAACCATACGTAATTTGGGTGACgcaaatgattttataattattctgTATATTTCTACCGAAACACAAGAGTTAAAGTGGTCTACATCGATATTGTTGTTAAGTCTTTTTCATTCTTTGttgattaattattattttctctatttagagaaagataatatttaataatgttgttaattcATTGTAGTTAAAATAATTACAAGTAGAGCTACATTAATCAAAAAAATGCTTACAAGAAGTATTTAAAATCACGAAAGAGGCAGATTGGTGTAATGAAAGTGGAATATGTAGTATAACATTTGAATTGGACAAATAACTTGGTAGATGGAGGATTGGATTTTTCTTATGATTCAACAACGAAGGAATATTATCTTACGTATTGATATTTAATGAAAGTTAATTTATGCTTATGCATAAATaggaaattattaaataaaagaaaacccaAACTCATTTATGTATAAGTAGATGGCTGTTACGTATataggtaattaaaagaaaatgggcATTCTAACTATTATCTTCTTCTTCATAGCTTtgccatttttctttgttttcgttTTCATCATTCTATCTGTTTTTGTCATCAAAATCTTGAGTGGGAAATCCATCAATGACCCGAAATATGCTCCTGTAAAGGGCACTATTTTCGACCAGATCTTTTACTTCGACTATCTCTACGACTACCAAACCCAAGTTGCCAAAAAACTGCACACTTACAGGTTACTTGATTTAGGACGTAGCGAACTCTACACCACTGATACACGAATCGTAGAGCACATATTGAAAACTAATTTTGAACATTACGGAAAGGGTAAATATACCCATGAAATATTTTCTGACCTTTTTGGAGAAGGGATTTTTGCAGTTGATGGAGATAAGTGGCGGCAGCAGCGGAAGCTTGCCAGCTATGAGTTCTCAGCCAAAGTTCTTAGAGATTTTAGCTGCTCTGTTTTTAAACGAAATGCTTCCAAACTGGTGACAGCAGTCTCAGAGCTATCAATGTCTGGTCAAGTAATTGAATTCCAAGTAAGTCATGCTTTGAAATCTTTCTTTTTACATTAAGTTTGAGTGTTGATTTtacgggtttttttttttttggtgtgtaTGTAGGATATGTTGATGAAATACACTATGGAATCCATAATTAAAGTTGGGTTTGGAGTAGATTTGAATTGCAAGAGTTTATCAAGCAATGAAGATAATGAGGGGAGTTCCTTTCTTAAGGCTTTTGATGATGCAACACAGTCGCTCTACTTTCGCTATATTGATCCCTTGTGGAAGCTGAAAAGGGTTCTTAACCTCGGCTCTGAAGCTTCCCTCAAGAGAAACATCAAAGtcattgataattttatttacgATGTTCTGAGAACCAAGAAGAAGCAACTAGTATTGAACCCTGATCTTGTGAGTCATATCTTTTTGCGctaaatttagttttaaatgtATAGTATTATtgctaaatgttttttttttccttttttggcgATTTTAAGAATGTTAAAGAAGACATACTTTCAAGGTTTTTAGCAGAGAAAGAGAAGAACCCAGAAACGATGAGTGATAAATATCTAAGGGACATAATCTTTAGCTTCATGATTGCCGGTAAAGATACAACTGCCAACACTTTGTGCTGGTTCTTTTACATGCTCTGCAAGAACCCGTTGATACAAGAAAAAGTTGCACAGGAAGTGATAGACTGCACCTGTAGCGGCAGCGGAGAATACCATGCTAATACTGACGATATCTTAGCAACCTTAACTGATGAAACCCTACAAAAAATGCAATATCTTCATGCAGCATTAACTGAGACCTTGCGATTGTACCCTGTAACTCCAATGGTATATAATATCTTATTATTTTGAATGTCTTCTCCCTGGTTCAACTTTTTATTCAACCCATAACATTGGTATAATCTTATTGTACTTACAAGAATGGGAGGTGTGCAATGGAGGATGATATTTTACCAGATGGCCACATAatcaagaaaggagaagagaTTAACTACTTGGCTTACGCCATGGGTAGAATGCCTTACATTTGGGGTGAAGATGCTGAGATTTTTCGACCGGAAAGATGGCTTAAGAACGGAGTTTTTCAACCCGAATCGCCTTTTAAATTCATATCGTTTCATGTTTGAACCCTTTCTACTCCCTCTTTAATacatatctttatatatatagtacataattttggatttgggttttgCATTGTTTACAGGCGGGTCCTCGAATTTGTTTAGGTAAAGAATTTGCTTATCGACAAATGAAGATATTCACAATCGCACTTCTTCATTTTTTTCGCTTCAAACTAGCGGATGAATCGAAAGATGCAATCTACAAAGTAACATTCACTCTGCATATGAAAGGTGGGCTTCATCTTCGTGCTATTCCCAGGACAACTCAAACCAACTTCACGACATGAGCAATTATAATAGATCCTTGAAAAATGTCCAAAATATATTTTCGTTTCTGCTTCTGGTTCTGTGTACACAGCATAAGAACTggattctgtaaattttatttGCTTTTCTAATAATATCGAAGATGAAACTTGGGTCAAGATCGCAAAATAATACACTTTGATCATTGCTATCTGATAACTAAATTTGAGCCCAGATTGATAATCTTGAAAATGCAGCAGCTAAGGTGTACATGGGCAGAATTTGGCCAATCGTATTCtacttactattatttatatatgtatatattaggaTTTCTCACCCTCAccataatattttacttttattctttctcttcaaaatttaatcaaattaattgaattaaatcttgacttttatattttcaaagtttttaCAGAAGTTTTACCATTCACTCTCTCTTTGTTTAAGTTTtactttactttttaatttttacaccattttacttttatataaaatttaaattttaaattatatcatataaaatttaatgtatcatttaattttaaatttaaagtttatgtttgatttgaaatatatccatttttttttaacttaatagaAGGACAAGATTGCTAATGACAAATCCAATGCACAAGTGTGCAAGATCTGTGTTGACGTCCAACAATGTGACTTCTATCCGTGAACATTTGCCTTCGTAGCAACATTACTTTTTAATGGTATGACAAGTATTCATACAgtcttttatatatgtatttctttggattttaatttcaattttgtaACTTGTTTCCTTTGTGGTTTTACAATGATTGGAAGTGGGTGAGCCGCGGATGAGTATTTATTGTTTGTCTATAGACTGTAGGGATGGGAAGGGAGAAGAATTGTGGATTTAAACCTTGTCCTTGTAGAATTTCATTAGAAATTATCTAGTTTTAGTCTTATCTAACCGCCCATAAGTGGTGAAATTAGGTTTGACAACTGATTTTCactaaatttttatg
It includes:
- the LOC107924792 gene encoding growth-regulating factor 9 codes for the protein MFKFKLLLLKYHSHLSSRRSLYHLSLICVSFFSSMDAQPVQTRILPDSGGGGSGAQERLEGKGRTVKMEEEETEKGGSPSIKLGLGIDGTTSEKPVKKHGKCVFTTAQLHDLQLQTLIFKYIAGGIQVPVNLVIPIWKSVASSFGSAHGGIYERYPSFVGVSPQGLDYRNMADPEPGRCRRTDGKKWRCSKNVIPYQKYCEQHMHRGCRRSRKPVETSQSALPDSTSSKFSIRLSENSKNLPTPVSFQYTNPFSCNTSTSHGTTAIESSYVCSNRNSISINAATSGTIIATMKNDNKNDPKRNKNVTNISEKGEEKLSVSNNNTIKRSSKSGNKATVGNNISPSVGFSPKSVLQVLGNSSSRAYKNEIELEPGRCRRTDGKRWRCSRDVIHDQKYCARHMHRGARKQTEVTRPVPVPSVGDCRLPSRLTTAYKAACPALSTSLSISIPRSQHIAEDEKSTSSSSETTISDTNDYCLRE
- the LOC107923219 gene encoding cytochrome P450 704C1: MGILTIIFFFIALPFFFVFVFIILSVFVIKILSGKSINDPKYAPVKGTIFDQIFYFDYLYDYQTQVAKKLHTYRLLDLGRSELYTTDTRIVEHILKTNFEHYGKGKYTHEIFSDLFGEGIFAVDGDKWRQQRKLASYEFSAKVLRDFSCSVFKRNASKLVTAVSELSMSGQVIEFQDMLMKYTMESIIKVGFGVDLNCKSLSSNEDNEGSSFLKAFDDATQSLYFRYIDPLWKLKRVLNLGSEASLKRNIKVIDNFIYDVLRTKKKQLVLNPDLNVKEDILSRFLAEKEKNPETMSDKYLRDIIFSFMIAGKDTTANTLCWFFYMLCKNPLIQEKVAQEVIDCTCSGSGEYHANTDDILATLTDETLQKMQYLHAALTETLRLYPVTPMNGRCAMEDDILPDGHIIKKGEEINYLAYAMGRMPYIWGEDAEIFRPERWLKNGVFQPESPFKFISFHAGPRICLGKEFAYRQMKIFTIALLHFFRFKLADESKDAIYKVTFTLHMKGGLHLRAIPRTTQTNFTT